The following DNA comes from Gemmatimonadaceae bacterium.
GAAGCGACGCGCGATGGCATCCAGGTGCGGACGCACGGCCACGGCGATGTCGTGCGACTGGCGGTCGCGCTCATCCTTGCCCAGCAGGTTGACCTGCACGTCAACGACGTTGGCGCCGCGCCGCATGAAGTAGTGCCGCACCAGCCCGTTGAAGTTGAACGGTGCTGCTGTCCCCGCGTAGACCTCGGTGCTCTTGACCTCGGGGACGGTGCGAAGGTACGCCGCCATCGATTCACCCAGCGCCTGGCTCGTCTCCAGCGTCGCCCCCTCGGGGAGGTCGGCAATGACCTGGAACTCGCTCTTGTTGTCGAAGGGCAGCATCTTCACCTGCACCGCCTTCACCGCGAGGAGCCCCATCGAGGCGAAGAGCAGCAATACCGTCGCGCCGTAGAAGGCGTAGCGCCGAGCGCGCCGCTCGATGAGCGGCGTCATGAGCTTCGCGTAGAAGGCGCCGAACTTCCCGGCTTCCTCGGGCTCGTGCGCGCGATCCATCGAGGTCACGTGCTGCGTCACGTGCCCGCGCAACAGCTTGAGCGCGATCCACGGCGTCACGATGAACGCCACCGCGAGCGAGGCGATCATCGCCACCGAGGCGCCCACCGGGATGGGGCGCATGTACGGCCCCATCATCCCGGAGACGAAGGCCATGGGGAGGATGGCCGCAATGACGGTGAGCGTGGCAAGGATCGTCGGGTTCCCGACTTCGTCGACCCCCTCCACCGCCGCGACTTCCGGCGTGCGGTCACCGCGCACCATGTGACGGTAGATGTTCTCCACCACCACGATCGCGTCGTCCACCAGGATGCCGATGGAGAAGATGAGCGCGAACAGCGTGATGCGGTTGAGCGTGTAGCCTAACGCGTAGTAGGTGAACAGAGTGAGCGCGAGCGTGACCGGAACCGCGACGAGCACCACGAGCGCCTCGCGCCAGCCGAGGAAGAGGCCGACCAGGAGGGTGACCGAGAGCGTGGCGATGAGGAGGTGCAGGATGAGTTCCTGCGCCTTTTCCCCCGCCGTCTCGCCGTAGTCGCGCGTGACATCGAGCGTGACGTCGGCGGGGAGGAGGCGCCCGCGTGCCGCCTCCACCCGCCCTTCCACCGCCGTCGTCACGACCGTCGCGTTGGCCCCCTTTCGCTTGGCCACGCTGATCGTCACCGCCTGCTCCACCGTGCCACCGGAGGCAGCGTGCGAGACGTAGCTCTCGACCTCGCCATACTCCTCGCTCACCGCCGCCACGTCGCGCAGCATGACCGGCGCACCGCCGCGCGCGCTGATCACGACGCTGCCGACGTCGCCCGCCGTCGCCAGCGGGGCGCCCACATCCACCCGGTACACCGTGTTTGCCGCGGCAAACTCCCCGGCCTGCAATCGCGCGTTTGCCCCGCGCAACGCCATGGCGACTTCACCCGGCGTGACGCCGCGCGCCGCCAGGCGGGCCGGATCGATCGTCACGCGCACCTGCTTCGGCGCCCCCCCGATCACCTGCGTCTCCGAGACGTCGGTGACCGTGCGGATCTCGTCCTCGAGGTGCGTGGCGAGCTGCCGCAGCGCGTTGGAGTCGTAGTGCCTCGACGACAGCGTCAGCGTCATGACCGGGACGTCGTCGATGGAGTGTGGCTTCACCAGCGGCGGCATGGCCCCGGGCGGCGCCTGGTCCATCGCCGACGCCAGCTTGGCCTGCACCCTGGTGATGCTGCGCTCCTGGTCCTCGCCCACCTTGAAGCGGACGGTGACCATCGTGTATCCCTCACCCGCCATGGTGTAGACATGGTCGACGCCGGGAATCTCCCACATGCGTCGCTCGATGGGTCGGGCAACCAGGTTCTCGACCTCGCGCGCCCCCGCTCCCGGCAGGGCGGCGATCACGTCGATCATCGGGACGGAGATCTGCGGCTCCTCCTCCCGTGGTGTGGCCAGCATCCCCAGCAGCCCGACGATCAGCGACGCCACCGTCACCAGCGGCGTGAGCTTGGACTGCAGGAACGCCTTCGCGATGCGACCGGAGATACCCATCGGTTACTCCCTCGTCGAGCCGTTAGGCACGCGCACCGTGTCGCCCGCGGCCAACCCGGCCAGGACCTCGACGCGGTCGCCCACCATCGCCCCGGTCCGGATCCAGCGCGTCGTCGTCGCGCCGCCGCTCGTGACCGTCACCCCCACGAGGTCGCCCTCGCGACGCAGCGCGCCGCTGGGGACGAGGAGCGCCTGACGAGTCCCGGCGCCAACCATGAGGCGCGCCGCGCCGCCGCTCAGCAGCGAGCCGTCACGATTGGCGACGACTGCATTCACGGTGTAGAGGCTCCCCCCGGCCGCCGGGACGACCCCCTCCACCGTCGCCGTCGCCGCAACGCCTTCCACCGTCACCGCCACACGGGCACCGCGCGCGACCTTCGCCGCAACCGCCGGCGATACCGTCGCGGCGATGCGCAACGAGCGATTGTCCTGCACCGTGACCAGCGGCGCGCCCGGCGCGGCGAACGCGCCGGGATCGACAAAACGCTGGGTCACCGTTCCCGCGAACGGGGCGCGTACCACGGAGTAGCCCGCCACGGCATCGATCTCCGACTCACCGGCGCGCGCCGCGCCCACTCCGGCCTGCGCCCGCGCCAGCCCCGCCTCGGCTGCGTCGAGTTGGGCCTTGGGGGCGGCGCTGTCGGCATACAGCGCCCGCATCCGGTTCGCCATCAGCTCCGCCTCGCGATACATCGCCTCGGCGCCGGCTATCCCTGCTTGCACCTGCCGGCGCTTCGCGTCGAGGTCGCGCGCGTCGATGCGCACCAGCGGCTGGCCGGCGCGCACCGCATCCCCTTCCTTCACGAGGACCGCGGTGACCGTCGCCATGAGCTTGGTGCTCAGCGTCGCCTGCGCGAACGGCTCGGCGATCGCGGTCGCTTCCTGCGTCGCCGCGATGGTGGTGTCGCGCAGCACGTAGGCCGTGCCCGCGGGCTGCGCGGCCTCCGCCTCGCGAACGGCCGCATGCTCGCGCGGTCCCCCGCACGCCGCCAGCGTCAACGCAAGCGTCGCCGTCACGATGGCCAGCGCGGTCGTCTGCTGTCCCTGCATCTCGAATCTCCGGAAACCGGTTGGCTGTCGATTATTGGTCATTGCGTGCAACCTGCGGCGCGCCGTCCAGGGCACGCAGCGCCCCGGGGTCGAGCCCCAGCGCCTTGCGCCGCTCGGCCGTGGCCACGATGAGCGTGTAACGCGCGCCGGCATGTGCCATGCGCGCCTGTGTCTCGATCGCCGCCGCGTCGAGCAGTTCCACCACCGGGGCCAGCCCGCCTGCGTACTTGCGCCCGACGATGCGGTGCGCGTCCACGGCCTGCTTCACCCCGCGCTCCGCGATGTCGAGTCGCGCCAGCGCGGTGCGCAACGTGGTCGCACTCGCCTCGATCTCGAGCCGAGCCTTGGCAACGGCGCCCTCGCGCATGGCCTGCGCCGCCTCGCGCCGCCCGGCAGTCGCGCGCACCTCACCAAGCTCGGAGGCGCCGGCAAAGGGCGACCACGAGGCCATCACCCCCACTGTCCAGTTGTTGTCACCGCCATAGGGGCGCAGCGCGGAGTTCCAGTCGTAGCGCGCAAAGCCGTTGAGGCGCGGGAGGTAGAGCGAGCGCGCACGCAACGCATCCGACTCCGCCGCCTCTGCCCCGGCGCGCGCCGCGTCGACGTCGGCGCGCACCTCGCGTGGCGTGGCGTCGAGTGCCTCCCGCGCCAGCGCCCGTACCGCATCGCTCGACGGCATCCCGCCAGGGAGCTGCCCCACGGTGTCGTCAGGCATCCCGAGCAGCGTGGCCAGCCCGAGGCGCGCGTTGAGCGCGTCGCCCGTGGCCTCGACCAGCATCGTCTCGACCTCGCCCGCCTTGACCGACGCCAGCATCGCATCGGAGGGAGTGACGAGGCCATTCTTCGCCATCTGCTCGGCCTGCCGCACGTGCGCCGTCGCGGCGCGCACCGCGGCCTCGAGCGTCACGACCTTCTCCCGCGCCAGGACGGCACCATAGAAGGCGCGAATCACGTCAACGCGCGTGGTGACTGCGGTCCAGTCGGCCGTTGCGCGCGCGGCATCGCCGGCGCGTGTGGCCGCTCGTCGCCCGACGAGGGCGTCGGCGTTGAAGAGCGGTTGTTCGAGGACCATCGCCCCCAGGTAGTTGTTGGCGGGCGCGGGGTAGTTGAGGCGCCGCGGATCGAAGTCCTGCTGCGTGATGGTGCGTTGGCGCAGCAAGGTGCCGAAGGCGCCGATGGGATCG
Coding sequences within:
- a CDS encoding efflux RND transporter permease subunit, yielding MGISGRIAKAFLQSKLTPLVTVASLIVGLLGMLATPREEEPQISVPMIDVIAALPGAGAREVENLVARPIERRMWEIPGVDHVYTMAGEGYTMVTVRFKVGEDQERSITRVQAKLASAMDQAPPGAMPPLVKPHSIDDVPVMTLTLSSRHYDSNALRQLATHLEDEIRTVTDVSETQVIGGAPKQVRVTIDPARLAARGVTPGEVAMALRGANARLQAGEFAAANTVYRVDVGAPLATAGDVGSVVISARGGAPVMLRDVAAVSEEYGEVESYVSHAASGGTVEQAVTISVAKRKGANATVVTTAVEGRVEAARGRLLPADVTLDVTRDYGETAGEKAQELILHLLIATLSVTLLVGLFLGWREALVVLVAVPVTLALTLFTYYALGYTLNRITLFALIFSIGILVDDAIVVVENIYRHMVRGDRTPEVAAVEGVDEVGNPTILATLTVIAAILPMAFVSGMMGPYMRPIPVGASVAMIASLAVAFIVTPWIALKLLRGHVTQHVTSMDRAHEPEEAGKFGAFYAKLMTPLIERRARRYAFYGATVLLLFASMGLLAVKAVQVKMLPFDNKSEFQVIADLPEGATLETSQALGESMAAYLRTVPEVKSTEVYAGTAAPFNFNGLVRHYFMRRGANVVDVQVNLLGKDERDRQSHDIAVAVRPHLDAIARRFDASVKVAEIPPGPPVMSTLVAEIYGPNDSVRVAAASEVRKIFETTPGVVDVDWTIEAPQVKQAFRVDRVLAARSGASVEQITQTLYLALSGAPVGIAPNAESREGTAIVPRLTLTDRSSVQALLAIPVATMLGPQPLGRFVTVDSTSREGVRVRRNLRAVIYVTGDVAGSIESPVYAILAMNEKLDQLRINGAEIARYNAVQPEQVNELALKWDGEWQVTIEVFRDLGIAFAAVLILIYVLVVGWFQSFSTPLVIMAPIPLTLIGILPGHAMTGAFFTATSMIGMIALAGIIVRNSILLVDFIELAEARGRTLREAVIEAGSVRFRPIALTAAAVVIGGLVMVLDPIFQGLAVALMSGAIVATLLTMVVVPLLYWELMHRRAADYTKNAMEGERLHVAVTPMERHL
- a CDS encoding efflux RND transporter periplasmic adaptor subunit; the protein is MTNNRQPTGFRRFEMQGQQTTALAIVTATLALTLAACGGPREHAAVREAEAAQPAGTAYVLRDTTIAATQEATAIAEPFAQATLSTKLMATVTAVLVKEGDAVRAGQPLVRIDARDLDAKRRQVQAGIAGAEAMYREAELMANRMRALYADSAAPKAQLDAAEAGLARAQAGVGAARAGESEIDAVAGYSVVRAPFAGTVTQRFVDPGAFAAPGAPLVTVQDNRSLRIAATVSPAVAAKVARGARVAVTVEGVAATATVEGVVPAAGGSLYTVNAVVANRDGSLLSGGAARLMVGAGTRQALLVPSGALRREGDLVGVTVTSGGATTTRWIRTGAMVGDRVEVLAGLAAGDTVRVPNGSTRE
- a CDS encoding TolC family protein is translated as MRFPLLAWLAAAAFWAGPARAQDAAAAAQRLTLGDALDRGDAHAYANRAQGAMASAQRAQSLAPLKGVLPSLRFDAGFVRTTDPIGAFGTLLRQRTITQQDFDPRRLNYPAPANNYLGAMVLEQPLFNADALVGRRAATRAGDAARATADWTAVTTRVDVIRAFYGAVLAREKVVTLEAAVRAATAHVRQAEQMAKNGLVTPSDAMLASVKAGEVETMLVEATGDALNARLGLATLLGMPDDTVGQLPGGMPSSDAVRALAREALDATPREVRADVDAARAGAEAAESDALRARSLYLPRLNGFARYDWNSALRPYGGDNNWTVGVMASWSPFAGASELGEVRATAGRREAAQAMREGAVAKARLEIEASATTLRTALARLDIAERGVKQAVDAHRIVGRKYAGGLAPVVELLDAAAIETQARMAHAGARYTLIVATAERRKALGLDPGALRALDGAPQVARNDQ